The proteins below are encoded in one region of Streptomyces ficellus:
- the mgt gene encoding macrolide-inactivating glycosyltransferase, whose protein sequence is MTSPDRAHIAMFSIAAHGHVNPSIEVIRELVARGHRVSYAIPASFADKVAETGAEPVIYTSTLPTDDDPEAWGTELIDNIEPFLDDAIQALPQLAEAFAGDEPDLVIHDITGYPAPVLAHRWGVPAVALWPNLVPWEGYEEEVAEPMFAEVKASERGKAYYARFEEWLTGNGVDTHPDRLIARPRKAVVLIPEVLQPNAERVDRSVFTFVGACQGERAEQGEWQRPAGAERVLLVSLGSSFTKQPEFYRACAEAFGDLAGWHVVLQIGKHVDPAELGTLPANVEVHDWVPQLAILRQADAFITHAGAGGSQEGLATGTPMVAVPQAVDQFGNADMLVSLGVARHLPMADATAEALRAAVLELVADPEVARRAEDIRRRMAAEGGTKRAADLIEADLPRGGRS, encoded by the coding sequence ATGACCTCACCCGATCGTGCCCACATCGCCATGTTCTCCATCGCCGCCCACGGGCACGTCAACCCGAGCATCGAAGTGATCCGGGAGCTCGTCGCCCGGGGCCACCGCGTCAGCTACGCGATCCCCGCATCCTTCGCGGACAAGGTCGCCGAGACCGGCGCGGAACCCGTGATCTACACCTCGACCCTGCCGACCGACGACGACCCCGAGGCGTGGGGCACCGAACTGATCGACAACATCGAGCCGTTCCTCGACGACGCCATCCAGGCGCTGCCCCAGCTGGCGGAGGCCTTCGCGGGGGACGAGCCGGACCTCGTGATCCACGACATCACGGGCTATCCGGCCCCCGTCCTCGCCCACCGCTGGGGCGTGCCCGCCGTCGCCCTCTGGCCCAACCTCGTTCCCTGGGAGGGGTACGAGGAGGAGGTCGCCGAACCGATGTTCGCCGAAGTCAAGGCGTCCGAGCGCGGCAAGGCGTACTACGCGCGCTTCGAGGAGTGGCTCACCGGCAACGGTGTCGACACCCACCCCGACCGGCTCATCGCCCGGCCCCGCAAGGCCGTCGTGCTGATCCCCGAGGTGCTCCAGCCGAACGCCGAGCGGGTCGACCGGTCCGTCTTCACCTTCGTCGGCGCCTGCCAGGGCGAGCGCGCCGAGCAGGGGGAGTGGCAGCGCCCGGCGGGAGCGGAGAGGGTCCTGCTCGTCTCGCTCGGCTCGTCCTTCACCAAGCAGCCGGAGTTCTACCGCGCCTGCGCCGAAGCCTTCGGCGACCTGGCCGGCTGGCACGTCGTCCTCCAGATCGGCAAGCACGTCGACCCCGCCGAACTCGGCACGCTGCCCGCCAACGTGGAAGTGCACGACTGGGTGCCGCAGCTGGCGATCCTCCGTCAGGCGGACGCCTTCATCACCCACGCGGGCGCGGGCGGCAGCCAGGAGGGCCTCGCCACCGGCACGCCCATGGTCGCCGTCCCGCAGGCCGTCGACCAGTTCGGCAACGCCGACATGCTGGTCTCGCTCGGGGTCGCCCGCCACCTGCCGATGGCCGACGCCACGGCCGAGGCCCTGCGGGCGGCGGTGCTGGAGCTGGTGGCCGACCCCGAGGTGGCGCGCCGTGCGGAGGACATCCGGCGCCGGATGGCCGCCGAGGGCGGTACGAAGCGCGCGGCGGACCTCATCGAGGCGGACCTCCCGCGCGGAGGCCGCTCGTAG
- a CDS encoding carbohydrate ABC transporter permease encodes MTSVTATKRRTGQGAGRPPHRPPGRPVDHGAWFLVLPALIPILLLSVGPLLYGIALAFTDAQSGRTRATQWVGTLNFQDLLHDTLFWESFRIGLLWAVGVTVPQFLLALGLALLLNQKLRLRWLARALAIIPWAMPEVVVGIMWRLVYNPDAGILNETLRDLGLGDGRDWLTSLATALPAVILVGIWAGMPQTTVALLAGLQNTPRELHEAAALDGAGAWRRFQTVTWPTLKPVALAITALNLIWNLNAFALVYVLTGGGPGGRTRLPMLFAYEEAFRYGQFGYAAAMGCVLVAVVSVLLAVHLVSRLKGDE; translated from the coding sequence GTGACATCGGTGACCGCCACGAAGCGGAGGACCGGCCAGGGAGCCGGACGTCCGCCGCACCGGCCGCCGGGCCGTCCGGTGGACCACGGGGCCTGGTTCCTCGTCCTGCCCGCCCTGATCCCCATCCTCCTGCTCAGCGTCGGCCCGCTGCTCTACGGCATCGCCCTCGCCTTCACCGACGCCCAGTCCGGGCGCACCCGGGCCACCCAGTGGGTGGGCACCCTGAACTTCCAGGACCTGCTGCACGACACCCTGTTCTGGGAGTCGTTCCGGATCGGCCTCCTCTGGGCGGTCGGCGTCACCGTCCCGCAGTTCCTGCTGGCCCTCGGCCTCGCCCTGCTGCTCAACCAGAAACTCCGCCTCCGCTGGCTCGCCCGGGCCCTGGCGATCATCCCCTGGGCGATGCCCGAGGTGGTCGTCGGCATCATGTGGCGGCTCGTCTACAACCCCGACGCCGGCATCCTCAACGAGACCCTCCGAGACCTCGGCCTCGGCGACGGACGGGACTGGCTCACCTCCCTCGCGACCGCGCTGCCCGCCGTGATCCTCGTCGGCATCTGGGCCGGCATGCCCCAGACCACCGTGGCCCTCCTCGCCGGGCTGCAGAACACCCCGCGGGAGCTCCACGAGGCGGCCGCCCTCGACGGCGCCGGCGCGTGGCGCCGCTTCCAGACCGTCACCTGGCCCACCCTCAAGCCCGTCGCCCTCGCCATCACGGCGCTCAACCTCATCTGGAACCTCAACGCCTTCGCCCTGGTGTACGTGCTCACCGGCGGCGGACCCGGCGGCCGCACCCGCCTGCCGATGCTCTTCGCCTACGAGGAGGCCTTCCGGTACGGACAGTTCGGCTACGCGGCGGCCATGGGCTGCGTGCTGGTCGCCGTCGTCTCCGTACTCCTCGCCGTCCATCTGGTGAGCCGGCTGAAGGGGGACGAATGA
- a CDS encoding S8 family peptidase yields MATHKRARGVRLAAATAVVAGLTAFGAAHAGAAPAPAPAEGTVYGLGAEGAVSGSYIVLLDEKADKAKLAEEYGGKLQRNYTSAVNGFSAAGLSQTEAKRLAADPAVAKVVQNKKFSISATQDNPPSWGLDRVDQADTAGDSKYTYPDGAGEGVTAYVIDTGVRVSHKDFEGRATSGFDAIDNDNDASDGNGHGTHVAGTIAGASHGVAKKAKIVAVRVLDDNGSGTTEQVVAGIDWVTKNHQGPSVANMSLGGGADPALDEAVKKAIASGVTFGIAAGNESSDAGQSSPARVPEAITVASSTKDDQQSDFSNFGSVVDIYAPGSDIASTWNDSDEGTKTISGTSMATPHVVGAAAVYLAGHQDATPEQVAKALTDGATADKISNPSQGTPNKLLKVVE; encoded by the coding sequence ATGGCAACTCACAAGCGCGCACGCGGAGTTCGGCTCGCCGCCGCCACAGCTGTCGTCGCCGGCCTCACGGCCTTCGGCGCGGCCCACGCGGGCGCGGCGCCCGCACCCGCACCCGCCGAAGGAACGGTCTACGGCCTCGGGGCCGAAGGCGCCGTCTCCGGCAGCTACATCGTCCTGCTGGACGAGAAGGCGGACAAGGCGAAGCTCGCCGAGGAGTACGGCGGCAAGCTCCAGCGCAACTACACCTCGGCCGTCAACGGCTTCTCCGCCGCCGGCCTGTCGCAGACCGAGGCCAAGCGCCTCGCCGCCGACCCGGCCGTCGCCAAGGTCGTGCAGAACAAGAAGTTCAGCATCAGCGCCACCCAGGACAACCCGCCGTCGTGGGGCCTGGACCGCGTCGACCAGGCCGACACCGCCGGTGACAGCAAGTACACCTACCCCGACGGCGCGGGCGAGGGCGTGACCGCGTACGTCATCGACACCGGTGTGCGCGTCAGCCACAAGGACTTCGAGGGCCGGGCGACCTCCGGGTTCGACGCCATCGACAACGACAACGACGCGAGCGACGGCAACGGCCACGGCACCCACGTCGCGGGCACCATCGCCGGCGCCTCGCACGGAGTCGCCAAGAAGGCGAAGATCGTCGCCGTCCGCGTGCTCGACGACAACGGCTCGGGCACCACCGAGCAGGTCGTCGCGGGCATCGACTGGGTCACCAAGAACCACCAGGGCCCGTCCGTCGCCAACATGAGCCTGGGCGGCGGCGCCGACCCGGCCCTCGACGAGGCCGTGAAGAAGGCCATCGCCTCCGGCGTCACCTTCGGCATCGCCGCCGGCAACGAGTCCTCGGACGCCGGGCAGAGCTCCCCGGCCCGCGTCCCCGAGGCCATCACCGTGGCCTCGTCCACCAAGGACGACCAGCAGTCCGACTTCTCCAACTTCGGCTCGGTCGTGGACATCTACGCCCCTGGCTCGGACATCGCCTCGACCTGGAACGACAGCGACGAGGGCACGAAGACCATCTCCGGCACGTCCATGGCGACGCCGCACGTCGTCGGCGCCGCGGCCGTCTACCTGGCGGGCCACCAGGACGCCACCCCGGAGCAGGTCGCCAAGGCCCTCACCGACGGTGCCACGGCCGACAAGATCTCCAACCCCAGCCAGGGCACGCCGAACAAGCTGCTGAAGGTCGTCGAGTGA
- a CDS encoding sirohydrochlorin chelatase, which translates to MNRPVLLVIAHGSRDPRHAATVHALVRRAGRLRPGVRVETAFLDFNVPSVPSVLERLAAEGVRDVVALPLLLTRAFHAKADIPAVLREAPSCLRIRQAPVLGPSPLLVAALERRLYEAGLTPADKRSTGVVLASAGSTDPEAIAVIAEMARELRHTGWCAVRPAFASASLPRTEDAVRALREDGVRRVAVAPYVIAPGRLPERIAAGAAGADVLADVLGPSPELARLLLERYDETRAAGLRAVAA; encoded by the coding sequence ATGAACCGTCCGGTCCTTCTCGTCATCGCCCACGGCAGCCGTGACCCGCGGCACGCCGCGACCGTGCACGCCCTGGTGCGGCGCGCGGGCCGGCTGCGCCCGGGTGTCCGGGTGGAGACGGCGTTCCTGGACTTCAACGTGCCGTCGGTGCCGTCCGTCCTGGAACGGCTGGCCGCCGAGGGCGTGCGCGACGTGGTGGCCCTGCCGCTGCTGCTGACGCGCGCCTTCCACGCCAAGGCCGACATCCCGGCCGTCCTGCGGGAGGCGCCCTCGTGCCTGCGGATCCGGCAGGCGCCGGTGCTGGGCCCCTCGCCGCTGCTGGTCGCGGCGCTGGAGCGGCGGCTGTACGAGGCGGGGCTCACGCCCGCCGACAAGCGCTCGACCGGGGTCGTCCTGGCCTCGGCGGGCTCCACCGACCCGGAGGCGATCGCAGTGATCGCTGAAATGGCGCGGGAGCTGCGGCACACCGGTTGGTGCGCCGTGCGGCCTGCGTTCGCCTCCGCATCCCTTCCCCGCACCGAGGACGCGGTGCGGGCACTGCGGGAGGACGGGGTCCGCCGGGTGGCGGTCGCCCCGTACGTCATCGCGCCGGGCCGTCTGCCCGAGCGGATCGCCGCCGGCGCCGCCGGCGCGGACGTGCTGGCGGACGTGCTCGGCCCGTCGCCGGAGCTGGCGCGGCTGCTGCTGGAACGGTACGACGAGACGCGCGCCGCCGGGCTGCGGGCGGTCGCCGCGTAG
- a CDS encoding SAV2148 family HEPN domain-containing protein: MSSGGLELPPGDSGHEGDSTDPADVPPGAVSLARPMEIGAELDWGAEAWSEVRTRAQRAGRAYIWLNLVEQRLRAVVAAVLRPVYEPVHGDDWVVAAAGPAGQEWVQRAVAVREVSRRKGYLLDPADDNVLSFLTLPQLRELMIQHWPCFEPYFDDRREVELALDELEVTRNVVSRNRALSRTVLDQSERASARLLEILGGGAGVPSAHRLPVDAVEDLVGDRYADVVSVHPDRVRLQRQLPAEDLFGGARRLDAIGIGLNLLVQNFSGRRLVRLAESGCRIRLLFLNPASSSVKRRERELGIKKGELSRSVEMNILHMRRVRSRLRDPGAFQIQVFDETPRFTAYLVDGDGADGVGVVQSYLRRARGMEAPVLVLRGGRRPVVTSGAESDHGLFATYREEFESVWADSRPVS, from the coding sequence GTGAGCTCGGGAGGGCTGGAGCTGCCCCCAGGTGACTCAGGTCATGAGGGGGACTCCACTGACCCCGCTGATGTCCCGCCCGGCGCGGTCTCACTCGCCCGGCCGATGGAGATCGGTGCGGAACTGGACTGGGGTGCGGAGGCCTGGAGCGAGGTGCGGACCCGCGCCCAGCGCGCCGGACGGGCCTATATCTGGCTGAATCTGGTCGAACAGCGGCTGCGTGCCGTGGTGGCCGCCGTCCTGCGGCCCGTGTACGAACCGGTCCACGGCGACGACTGGGTGGTGGCCGCGGCCGGGCCGGCCGGGCAGGAGTGGGTGCAGCGGGCCGTCGCCGTGCGCGAGGTGTCCCGCCGCAAGGGCTATCTCCTGGACCCGGCGGACGACAACGTTCTCAGCTTCCTCACGCTGCCCCAGCTGCGCGAGCTGATGATCCAGCACTGGCCCTGCTTCGAGCCCTACTTCGACGACCGGCGCGAGGTGGAGCTCGCCCTGGACGAGCTGGAGGTCACCCGGAACGTGGTCTCCCGCAACCGGGCCCTGTCGCGCACCGTGCTCGACCAGTCCGAGCGGGCCTCCGCGCGGCTGCTGGAGATCCTGGGCGGCGGAGCGGGCGTACCGTCCGCGCACCGGCTGCCGGTCGACGCGGTCGAGGACCTCGTCGGGGACCGGTACGCCGACGTCGTCTCCGTCCACCCCGACCGGGTGCGGCTCCAGCGGCAGCTGCCCGCCGAGGACCTCTTCGGCGGGGCGCGCCGGCTCGACGCGATCGGCATAGGCCTGAACCTCCTCGTGCAGAACTTCTCCGGGCGGCGGCTGGTGCGGCTCGCCGAGTCCGGCTGCCGGATACGCCTGCTGTTCCTCAACCCGGCGAGCAGTTCCGTCAAACGACGCGAAAGGGAACTCGGGATCAAAAAGGGCGAACTCAGCCGCTCGGTGGAGATGAACATCCTCCACATGCGGCGCGTGCGCTCCAGGCTGCGGGACCCGGGGGCCTTCCAGATCCAGGTCTTCGACGAGACGCCGCGCTTCACCGCGTACCTCGTCGACGGCGACGGCGCGGACGGGGTGGGAGTCGTCCAGTCCTACCTCCGCCGGGCCCGGGGCATGGAGGCACCGGTGCTGGTGCTGCGCGGCGGCAGGCGACCGGTCGTCACCTCTGGGGCGGAGAGCGACCACGGCCTGTTCGCGACCTACCGCGAGGAGTTCGAGTCGGTCTGGGCCGACTCCCGTCCGGTCTCGTGA
- a CDS encoding 3'-5' exonuclease — translation MGWHGETLVGFDLETTGTEPLEARIVTAAVVEVRGGEAVVRRDWLADPGIRIPAQASAIHGISNERAVAEGRPVREVADELADTLVGYWTRGVPVVAYNAAFDLTLLSAELRRHGLPDLGERLGGAPTGPVVDPYTIDRAVDQYRRGKRNLEAVCAEYGVVLDGAHQAAADALAAVLVACAIAERHAAVAALTPEELHRRQVVWYARWAADFQRFLRRKGTPDAVIDPSWPLRALAPAPTAAG, via the coding sequence ATGGGCTGGCACGGGGAGACGCTCGTCGGCTTCGATCTGGAGACGACCGGCACGGAGCCGCTCGAGGCGCGCATCGTGACGGCCGCCGTCGTGGAGGTGCGGGGCGGGGAGGCGGTGGTACGCCGCGACTGGCTGGCCGATCCGGGCATCAGGATCCCCGCCCAGGCCTCCGCCATCCACGGCATCAGCAACGAACGGGCCGTGGCGGAGGGCCGCCCGGTCCGCGAGGTCGCCGACGAGCTCGCCGACACCCTCGTCGGGTACTGGACACGCGGCGTCCCGGTCGTGGCGTACAACGCGGCCTTCGACCTGACCCTGCTCAGCGCCGAGTTGCGCCGGCACGGCCTGCCGGACCTCGGCGAACGTCTGGGCGGCGCGCCGACAGGACCGGTCGTCGACCCGTACACCATCGACCGCGCCGTCGACCAGTACCGCCGGGGGAAGCGGAACCTGGAGGCGGTCTGCGCCGAGTACGGCGTGGTGCTCGACGGCGCCCACCAGGCGGCGGCCGACGCGCTGGCGGCCGTCCTCGTCGCCTGCGCGATAGCCGAGCGGCACGCCGCCGTCGCGGCGCTCACCCCCGAGGAGCTGCACCGGCGCCAGGTGGTGTGGTACGCCCGCTGGGCGGCCGACTTCCAGCGCTTCCTGCGCCGCAAGGGCACCCCGGACGCCGTCATAGACCCGTCCTGGCCGCTGCGCGCACTCGCCCCGGCGCCGACCGCGGCCGGCTGA
- a CDS encoding DUF1697 domain-containing protein produces MTTRYAALLRGINVSGHKKVPMAQLRTLLAELGHSDVTTYLQSGNAAFTSASGADEDTLATALEAAIEEHFGFRVDCLVRGGPYLRAVADACPFPAAGLEGRQLHVTYLSGPADPDRFAGLDQEAFLPEAFRLGDRAVYLYTPEGLGRSKLAEALSRPALVKGVTATTRNWNTVRKLVELTRD; encoded by the coding sequence ATGACGACGAGGTACGCCGCCCTGCTGCGCGGGATCAATGTCAGCGGCCACAAGAAGGTCCCCATGGCACAACTGCGCACCCTGCTCGCCGAACTGGGCCACAGCGACGTCACGACGTACCTCCAGAGCGGCAACGCCGCCTTCACCAGCGCCTCCGGCGCCGACGAGGACACCCTGGCCACCGCACTGGAGGCGGCCATCGAGGAGCACTTCGGCTTCCGCGTCGACTGCCTGGTCCGCGGCGGCCCCTACCTGCGCGCCGTCGCCGACGCGTGCCCCTTTCCCGCGGCCGGGCTCGAAGGCAGGCAGCTCCACGTCACCTACCTCTCCGGGCCCGCCGACCCGGACCGGTTCGCCGGCCTCGACCAGGAAGCCTTCCTCCCCGAGGCGTTCCGGCTCGGCGACCGCGCCGTCTACCTGTACACACCCGAGGGGCTGGGCCGCTCCAAGCTCGCCGAGGCACTCTCCCGCCCCGCCCTCGTCAAGGGCGTCACGGCTACCACCCGCAACTGGAACACCGTCCGCAAACTGGTGGAACTCACCCGCGACTGA
- a CDS encoding ABC transporter substrate-binding protein has product MTRRLAVAVMAAVLALLPAGCSSGGDGGGRDAEGRIVLRFQSLAWQKESVDANKELVAEWNAAHPDVRVDYEQGSWDSVHDQLLTSFEGGEAPDIIHDASDDLADFAHGGYLADLRPLLSGRLKADIPRTSWETTTFGDGVYGVPFLQEPRVIMANKKILEASGVRLPTPVKPWTWAEFRQVAREVTVTMGEGRYAVAWPLKEPVSVSLNLGLSAGGRLFHRGDDGKVAVRFTEADAVVPGTVHAQINTDRSASRSTLGMGGSDTLPGFFGGTYAMVPLGFSYRQQIVQQAPEGFEWIVLPAPAGADGPAQGVSPQTLSIAEDSPYKKEAARFIDFLLRPANMVRLARGDWMLPTGAQALKDPSLRTAEDGWATGTALAGHLRPAPAQSVRGYPEWKDKVAAPAYQEYYSGAIDAAELEERLVDDGNLVLARYQR; this is encoded by the coding sequence ATGACGCGCCGCCTGGCCGTCGCCGTCATGGCCGCCGTCCTCGCCCTGCTGCCGGCCGGCTGCTCGTCGGGCGGCGACGGAGGCGGGCGGGACGCGGAGGGCCGGATCGTGCTCCGGTTCCAGTCGCTGGCCTGGCAGAAGGAGTCCGTCGACGCCAACAAGGAGCTGGTCGCGGAGTGGAACGCGGCCCACCCCGACGTCCGCGTCGACTACGAGCAGGGCAGCTGGGACAGCGTCCACGACCAGCTCCTCACCTCCTTCGAGGGCGGTGAGGCGCCGGACATCATCCACGACGCCTCCGACGACCTCGCGGACTTCGCCCACGGCGGCTACCTCGCGGACCTGCGCCCCCTGCTGTCCGGCCGGCTCAAGGCCGACATCCCGCGCACGAGTTGGGAGACCACCACCTTCGGCGACGGGGTGTACGGCGTGCCGTTCCTCCAGGAGCCGCGCGTCATCATGGCCAACAAGAAGATCCTCGAGGCCTCGGGCGTCCGCCTCCCCACGCCCGTCAAGCCCTGGACCTGGGCGGAGTTCCGGCAGGTCGCCCGCGAGGTGACGGTGACGATGGGGGAGGGGAGGTACGCCGTCGCCTGGCCGCTGAAGGAACCGGTCTCCGTCTCCCTCAACCTCGGCCTGTCGGCGGGCGGGCGGCTCTTCCACCGGGGCGACGACGGCAAGGTCGCCGTCCGGTTCACCGAGGCCGACGCGGTCGTGCCCGGGACCGTCCACGCCCAGATCAACACCGACCGCAGCGCGTCGCGCAGCACGCTCGGCATGGGCGGCTCGGACACCCTCCCCGGATTCTTCGGCGGCACGTACGCGATGGTCCCGCTCGGGTTCTCCTACCGCCAGCAGATCGTCCAGCAGGCCCCCGAGGGGTTCGAGTGGATCGTGCTGCCCGCGCCCGCGGGCGCGGACGGCCCCGCGCAGGGCGTGAGCCCGCAGACGCTGTCGATCGCCGAGGACAGCCCGTACAAGAAGGAGGCCGCGCGGTTCATCGACTTCCTCCTCCGCCCCGCCAACATGGTGCGCCTGGCACGCGGCGACTGGATGCTGCCGACCGGCGCACAGGCGCTGAAGGACCCGTCGCTGCGCACGGCGGAGGACGGCTGGGCGACCGGCACCGCGCTGGCCGGCCATCTCCGTCCCGCGCCCGCGCAGTCGGTGCGCGGCTACCCCGAGTGGAAGGACAAGGTCGCCGCCCCCGCCTACCAGGAGTACTACAGCGGCGCCATCGACGCCGCCGAGCTGGAGGAACGTCTGGTCGACGACGGGAACCTGGTGCTGGCGCGCTACCAGCGGTGA
- a CDS encoding phosphotransferase enzyme family protein translates to MDEVRAREVLSAAGLDGAGGAVLLALGENAVFAAGDLVVKVGRDAGLLERAEREVAVASWLAEAGVPAVRAAEPKPRLVEGHPVTVWHRLPDAVRPPEPRDLAPLLRRVHALPEPPFPLPPRELLGGVERWLRLAGDAIDPADAAFLRERRDGFAGAAAALVPHLPRGPIHGDALPRNVHVGPDGPVLVDLETFSVDLREHDLVVLALARDRYGLDPAAHDAFTEAYGWDVREWDGCGVLRGARETASCAWVAQHAPSNPKALAEFRRRVASLREGDAEVRWYPF, encoded by the coding sequence ATGGACGAGGTACGGGCGCGGGAGGTCCTGAGCGCCGCCGGGCTGGACGGCGCGGGCGGCGCGGTGCTCCTGGCGCTGGGTGAGAACGCCGTCTTCGCCGCCGGCGACCTGGTGGTGAAGGTGGGCCGGGACGCCGGGCTGCTGGAGCGGGCCGAGCGGGAGGTCGCCGTGGCCTCCTGGCTGGCGGAGGCCGGGGTGCCCGCCGTACGGGCCGCGGAGCCGAAGCCGCGGCTGGTGGAGGGCCACCCGGTGACGGTCTGGCACCGCCTGCCCGACGCCGTCCGCCCGCCGGAGCCCCGGGACCTCGCCCCGCTGCTGCGCCGCGTCCACGCCCTCCCGGAGCCGCCCTTCCCGCTGCCGCCCCGCGAACTGCTGGGCGGGGTGGAGCGGTGGCTGCGGCTCGCGGGCGACGCGATCGACCCGGCGGACGCGGCGTTCCTGCGCGAGCGGCGTGACGGGTTCGCCGGGGCGGCGGCCGCGCTCGTCCCGCACCTGCCGCGCGGCCCGATCCACGGGGACGCGCTGCCGCGCAACGTGCACGTCGGCCCGGACGGCCCGGTCCTGGTGGACCTGGAGACGTTCTCGGTGGACCTGCGCGAGCACGACCTGGTGGTCCTCGCGCTGGCCCGGGACCGCTACGGCCTCGACCCGGCCGCCCACGACGCGTTCACCGAGGCGTACGGCTGGGACGTGCGCGAGTGGGACGGCTGCGGGGTGCTCCGGGGCGCCCGGGAGACCGCGAGCTGCGCCTGGGTGGCCCAGCACGCGCCGTCGAACCCGAAGGCGCTCGCCGAGTTCCGCCGCCGGGTCGCCTCGCTGCGGGAAGGGGACGCGGAGGTCCGCTGGTACCCGTTCTGA
- a CDS encoding carbohydrate ABC transporter permease: MTGARTRGPARAGQYLALLAYLAFLALPFLWLVSTAFKPARELGSLHPTWIPEDPTLANFRQAFDEQPLLQAAANSLVAALGAALIAVTVATPMAYVMARRRGRLSAAATGWVVVSQAFPFVLVIIPLFLVLKNLHLINTLTGLVLVYVTWSLPFAVWMLTGYVRAVPAELEEAAAVDGAGRLRTLCSVTAPLLAPGIVATALFAFITAWNEFFFALVLLKTPEKQTLPVVLTHFLGAEGVADLGPLAAAAFLATLPSLVVFALIQKRITGGMLAGAVKS, translated from the coding sequence ATGACCGGCGCCCGCACCCGGGGCCCCGCCCGGGCCGGCCAGTACCTCGCGCTCCTCGCGTACCTGGCCTTCCTCGCCCTGCCGTTCCTGTGGCTGGTCTCCACGGCCTTCAAACCGGCCCGGGAACTCGGGTCCCTGCACCCCACCTGGATCCCCGAGGACCCCACCCTCGCCAACTTCCGGCAGGCCTTCGACGAGCAGCCGCTCCTCCAGGCGGCCGCCAACAGCCTGGTCGCGGCGCTCGGCGCCGCCCTGATCGCCGTGACCGTCGCGACCCCGATGGCCTATGTGATGGCCCGCCGGCGCGGCCGGCTCTCCGCCGCCGCCACCGGCTGGGTCGTCGTCAGCCAGGCGTTCCCCTTCGTCCTGGTGATCATCCCGCTCTTCCTGGTGCTGAAGAACCTGCACCTGATCAACACGCTCACCGGACTGGTCCTGGTCTACGTCACCTGGTCCCTGCCGTTCGCGGTGTGGATGCTGACCGGTTACGTCCGGGCCGTCCCGGCCGAGCTGGAGGAGGCCGCGGCCGTCGACGGGGCGGGCCGGCTGCGCACGCTCTGCTCCGTCACCGCGCCGCTGCTCGCACCCGGCATCGTCGCCACCGCGCTCTTCGCGTTCATCACCGCGTGGAACGAGTTCTTCTTCGCGCTCGTCCTGCTCAAGACCCCGGAGAAACAGACCTTGCCGGTCGTCCTCACCCACTTCCTGGGCGCGGAGGGCGTCGCCGACCTCGGCCCGCTCGCCGCCGCCGCGTTCCTCGCGACGCTCCCCTCACTCGTGGTCTTCGCGCTCATCCAGAAGCGGATCACCGGCGGCATGCTGGCCGGGGCGGTGAAGTCATGA